Within the Aspergillus luchuensis IFO 4308 DNA, chromosome 5, nearly complete sequence genome, the region CTCGGATTTGACGCTGCCTGACTGTCTGCAGTCCTTTGCCTTGTGCCCGAATCGTCCACATTTGTTGCATTTTCCTGAAAACTTGCCATGTTGTCGATTCTTGCCGGTAAATCTTTTAGCCGCGTACAATTGCTCATCAATTCTCTGTGCTTCTCTGGCCAATTCGTCCAATGTTCCAAATTCTCTGTCCTGTGTAATCAAGGCCTCTCGTATGTGTAATTTCAATCCTCGTAAAAATGCTGCCTGCTTGGCGTCGTCGTTTCAGCTCAATTCTTCAGCGTCTCTCTGGAAGGCCACGTAATATGCCTGTACCGATGATTTCTGCGTAAGGAACGTAATTCGTCGGGATGCTTCCTGTATCTTGGTCTTTTCTGTCTTGGCAAATGCCGTCCTGACTTTCTTGACAAATTCCTGGTAATCGTCGTAAATTTCCGGATCCACTGATTGTTCTTTGCTCAGCCAACGGAGTGCGGGGCCACGTAACAATGTGCCCAAATAAGCTGACTTCCGTTTGTCGTTGTCGTCAAAGGCGTCGTCGGTAAGGAATCGTAACGTACAGTACGTAATGACGTCTTCGAGTTGGTTGTCTTTTCCGTAAAACAATACTGGCTTGCTCATGTCTTCGTATATTTCGTCACGGTATTCG harbors:
- a CDS encoding uncharacterized protein (InterPro:IPR032549;~PFAM:PF16297), which encodes MSDRKDEIPYPRRVEAELARERQQASRDRRRLGLVEPILPPENARLVQTTANIRAFEEGDPHYYTTSSETSSQRQAVQVQDSQGADIPNDSDGTESELEFHVDEYRDEIYEDMSKPVLFYGKDNQLEDVITYCTLRFLTDDAFDDNDKRKSAYLGTLLRGPALRWLSKEQSVDPEIYDDYQEFVKKVRTAFAKTEKTKIQEASRRITFLTQKSSVQAYYVAFQRDAEELS